One part of the Streptomyces ferrugineus genome encodes these proteins:
- a CDS encoding DUF4232 domain-containing protein, translating to MGPARVFPSLHRATPLVGAVALLSLLTACGNGGDSTGAVSTPPGTDSRTTAPPTTGTGSPTTEPGTTSPGAADTASPATQSAGPGSRCHTSELRAAIGRPSPGAGQRNFPIVLTNTGGHTCTLHGYPGAAFVDASGKQLGPDPKRSPDTPMTVTLTPGSSAWAGLTFASPEISGARTATPAALLVTPPDERDPLKVAWTAGEVPVAGNESSVFVTIVQPGTGG from the coding sequence ATGGGACCTGCACGGGTTTTCCCCTCCTTACACCGGGCGACTCCCCTCGTCGGCGCCGTAGCGCTGCTGAGCCTGCTCACGGCATGCGGCAACGGCGGCGACAGCACCGGCGCCGTGTCGACACCACCCGGCACGGACAGCCGTACGACCGCGCCGCCCACGACCGGAACCGGGAGCCCCACGACCGAGCCGGGCACCACCTCCCCGGGCGCCGCCGACACCGCCAGCCCCGCGACCCAGTCCGCGGGCCCCGGGAGCCGCTGCCACACCTCCGAGTTGCGCGCGGCGATCGGCCGACCCAGCCCGGGGGCCGGGCAGCGCAACTTCCCGATCGTGCTGACCAACACCGGCGGCCACACCTGCACCCTGCACGGCTATCCCGGTGCCGCGTTCGTGGACGCGTCGGGCAAGCAGCTCGGCCCGGACCCGAAGCGCTCCCCCGACACTCCCATGACCGTCACCCTGACCCCGGGCAGCAGCGCCTGGGCCGGCCTGACCTTCGCCAGCCCCGAGATCAGCGGGGCCCGCACCGCGACGCCGGCGGCGCTGCTGGTCACGCCGCCGGACGAGCGGGATCCGCTGAAGGTGGCGTGGACGGCCGGTGAGGTGCCGGTGGCCGGCAACGAGTCGTCGGTGTTCGTGACGATCGTCCAGCCCGGCACCGGGGGCTGA
- a CDS encoding ricin-type beta-trefoil lectin domain protein — protein sequence MHDAGLSNSPTDARISEVTDAQLSAELKKWTGVSPALHPVGELLDRHWEAGFAYARLCTADARSAGMLTTAAFTRLFGETLRQTGPTAAWRPRLLVTVRRIAAEWDTDRRRELLHPELRSESEGAERAAARLLPPAERRLLSGAFQRVPQSARCLLWHTEVEAEPLSVPAALLGLDEECARVELGRARDRLREESLQVHRELAPEQECRQYLRMLDVTYRRGGVDVDPDLREHLDRCEHCSDSACQLTFFNEGLGLALAEAVLGWGAGDYLVSRASLTEKPAQAVPAPAPPQTFAGESFFADTALAADPPAPPAVPPAPAPEAFAPVQEPSAAQPFATADTAAPPAEPGPRRARRAARRAAPGTEPATTPGTGGACSGRAALKAARRAARRRNLTAAVATASALVVLPLVIWSMGDSGDSTAPTAGDRPSEAPGTGSDSATGNPSWAGAAEAAKGDLRGRLHNIGSGLCVGIVGGKAVVDAETELTECSSAAGQQWAYETDGLIRSGADPDLCLDSHLGYSVRLAPCTGAEDSATKNIRYDFTLQGTLVPRFNQDLALTPAATDGSGALVLKSREDEGDDQHWVVDTSTPKLQMEVVNWDSVAETPQAAPTPTAEPSKTPSPTPTPTATPTPSQPTSASPSPTDDACQYNPYACSWGGDSGSSGGGYGGGNGGYGYGYGGYGYGGYGYGGRR from the coding sequence GTGCATGACGCAGGCCTGTCGAATTCCCCGACCGACGCCCGCATCTCTGAAGTCACGGACGCTCAGCTGAGCGCCGAACTGAAGAAGTGGACGGGGGTGTCGCCGGCGCTGCACCCGGTCGGTGAACTTCTCGACCGGCACTGGGAAGCGGGCTTCGCCTACGCGCGGCTGTGCACGGCCGACGCCAGGTCGGCGGGCATGCTCACCACCGCGGCGTTCACCCGGCTCTTCGGCGAGACCCTGCGGCAGACCGGCCCGACGGCCGCCTGGCGCCCCCGACTGCTCGTCACCGTGCGCCGTATCGCCGCGGAGTGGGACACCGACCGCAGACGGGAACTGCTCCACCCCGAGCTGCGCTCCGAGTCGGAAGGCGCGGAGCGCGCCGCCGCCCGGCTGCTGCCGCCCGCCGAGCGCCGGCTGCTGTCCGGGGCCTTCCAGCGCGTGCCCCAGTCGGCCCGCTGCCTGCTGTGGCACACCGAGGTCGAGGCCGAACCGCTGTCCGTGCCGGCCGCTCTCCTCGGCCTCGACGAGGAGTGCGCGCGTGTCGAACTGGGCCGGGCCCGCGACCGGCTGCGCGAGGAGAGCCTCCAGGTCCACCGCGAACTGGCCCCGGAGCAGGAGTGCCGCCAGTACCTTCGGATGCTGGACGTGACGTACCGGCGCGGCGGAGTCGACGTCGACCCCGATCTGCGCGAGCACCTGGACCGCTGCGAGCACTGCAGCGACAGCGCCTGCCAGCTCACCTTCTTCAACGAGGGACTCGGCCTCGCCCTCGCCGAGGCGGTGCTCGGCTGGGGCGCCGGAGACTATCTGGTGTCCAGAGCGAGCCTGACCGAGAAGCCGGCCCAGGCGGTGCCCGCACCGGCGCCGCCGCAGACTTTCGCAGGGGAGTCCTTCTTCGCCGACACCGCCCTCGCGGCGGATCCGCCCGCGCCCCCGGCCGTACCGCCGGCCCCCGCGCCGGAGGCCTTCGCCCCGGTCCAGGAGCCGTCCGCGGCCCAGCCCTTCGCCACCGCCGACACGGCCGCCCCGCCCGCCGAGCCGGGCCCCCGAAGAGCCCGCCGGGCCGCCCGGCGGGCCGCCCCGGGCACCGAGCCCGCCACGACTCCCGGCACCGGCGGCGCCTGCTCCGGCCGTGCGGCCCTGAAGGCGGCCCGCCGTGCCGCCCGGCGCCGCAATCTCACCGCCGCCGTCGCGACCGCCAGCGCCCTCGTCGTCCTGCCCCTGGTCATCTGGTCCATGGGCGACTCGGGCGACAGCACCGCCCCCACGGCCGGCGACCGTCCCTCCGAGGCGCCCGGCACCGGCTCCGACTCCGCCACCGGCAACCCGTCCTGGGCGGGGGCCGCCGAGGCCGCGAAGGGCGATCTGCGCGGCCGGCTGCACAACATCGGGTCCGGGCTGTGCGTCGGCATCGTCGGCGGGAAGGCCGTCGTGGACGCGGAGACCGAACTCACCGAGTGCTCCTCGGCCGCCGGCCAGCAGTGGGCGTACGAGACCGACGGACTGATCCGCAGCGGCGCCGACCCCGACCTCTGCCTCGACTCCCACCTCGGCTACTCGGTCCGGCTCGCCCCGTGCACCGGCGCCGAGGACTCCGCGACCAAGAACATCCGCTACGACTTCACCCTCCAGGGCACCCTGGTCCCGCGCTTCAACCAGGACCTGGCCCTGACCCCGGCCGCCACCGACGGCTCCGGCGCCCTGGTCCTCAAGAGCCGCGAGGACGAAGGCGACGACCAGCACTGGGTCGTCGACACCTCGACGCCAAAGCTCCAGATGGAGGTCGTCAACTGGGACTCGGTGGCCGAGACGCCGCAGGCCGCCCCGACTCCGACCGCCGAGCCGTCGAAGACGCCGTCGCCCACACCGACCCCGACCGCGACCCCGACGCCCTCGCAGCCGACGTCCGCGAGCCCCTCCCCGACCGACGACGCCTGCCAGTACAACCCGTACGCCTGCTCATGGGGTGGCGACAGCGGCTCGTCCGGAGGCGGGTACGGGGGCGGCAACGGCGGCTACGGCTACGGGTACGGCGGCTACGGGTATGGCGGTTACGGGTACGGCGGCCGCCGCTGA